A stretch of Streptomyces vietnamensis DNA encodes these proteins:
- a CDS encoding 8-amino-7-oxononanoate synthase, whose amino-acid sequence MPQADETRLAEDARAAGADDGRATGPSTDDGRAAGPSTDDGWAAGPRRTAFDWTDAEARRRAEAGLVRTLRPRAAESDLLDLASNDYLGLTRRPEVTEAAAEAARRWGAGSTGSRLVTGTTRLHTRLERELAEFCGFEEALVFSSGYTANLAALTALGGRDSLIVSDASNHASIVDGCRLARAEAAVVPHTDPEAVAKTLDAHPGRRALVVSDSVFSVDGDKAPLRELAEACRAHGAGLVVDDAHGFGVLGDGGRGALYEAGLAGDEDVVATLTLSKSLGSQGGAVLGPARVIEHLVNAARTFIFDTGLAPAAAGGALASLRLIAAEPGLAERARTVATTLHRLLTDAGLTAARPDAAVVSVHAPSPEAALRWAADCREQGLAVGCFRPPSVPDGISRLRLTARADLTDAEIGRAVETILRTAPKD is encoded by the coding sequence ATGCCACAGGCCGACGAGACCCGACTGGCCGAGGACGCACGCGCCGCGGGCGCCGACGACGGACGGGCCACGGGCCCGAGCACCGACGACGGGCGGGCCGCGGGTCCGAGCACCGACGACGGGTGGGCCGCGGGTCCGCGCCGTACCGCCTTCGACTGGACCGACGCCGAAGCGCGCCGCCGGGCCGAGGCCGGTCTCGTCCGGACGCTGCGGCCCCGGGCGGCCGAATCGGACCTCCTGGACCTGGCGAGCAACGACTACCTGGGCCTCACCCGCCGCCCCGAGGTCACCGAGGCCGCGGCCGAGGCGGCCAGGCGCTGGGGCGCCGGCTCCACCGGCTCGCGGCTCGTCACCGGCACCACCCGGCTGCACACCCGCCTGGAGCGCGAACTCGCCGAGTTCTGCGGTTTCGAGGAGGCTCTCGTCTTCTCCTCCGGCTACACCGCGAACCTCGCCGCGCTGACCGCGCTCGGCGGCCGGGACTCCCTGATCGTCTCCGACGCCTCCAACCACGCCTCGATCGTGGACGGCTGCCGGCTCGCGCGCGCCGAGGCCGCCGTCGTCCCGCACACCGACCCCGAGGCCGTCGCCAAGACCCTGGACGCGCACCCGGGGCGCCGGGCCCTGGTCGTCAGCGACTCCGTCTTCTCCGTCGACGGCGACAAGGCCCCGCTCCGCGAGCTCGCCGAGGCCTGCCGGGCGCACGGCGCCGGGCTCGTCGTCGACGACGCCCACGGCTTCGGCGTCCTCGGCGACGGCGGCCGGGGCGCCCTGTACGAGGCGGGACTCGCGGGCGACGAGGACGTCGTCGCCACCCTCACCCTCTCCAAGTCCCTCGGCAGCCAGGGCGGTGCCGTCCTCGGCCCGGCCCGGGTCATCGAGCACCTGGTGAACGCGGCCCGCACCTTCATCTTCGACACCGGGCTCGCCCCGGCCGCCGCCGGCGGCGCGCTCGCGAGCCTGCGGCTGATCGCGGCCGAACCGGGCCTCGCCGAGCGGGCCCGTACCGTCGCCACCACCCTCCACCGACTGCTCACGGACGCCGGACTCACCGCGGCCCGGCCCGACGCGGCCGTCGTCTCCGTGCACGCGCCCTCCCCGGAGGCGGCGCTGCGCTGGGCGGCGGACTGCCGCGAACAGGGCCTGGCGGTCGGCTGCTTCCGGCCCCCGTCCGTCCCCGACGGCATCTCGCGGCTGCGCCTCACGGCCCGGGCCGATCTGACGGACGCGGAGATCGGGCGCGCGGTGGAAACGATCCTGCGGACCGCACCGAAGGACTGA